In the genome of Pirellulales bacterium, the window CGGCCTGCGGGGCGTGGTTCGCCAAAAACTGGTGGCTGACGGGCAATCCGACGTATCCGCTCTTGTACTCGGTGTTTGGCGGGACGACGCGCACAGTCGAGATGGCTGCACAATGGAATGCCGCGCACGGACCAGGGGGCTTCGGCGTCGCCGATCTGGCGCGGCGGATCTGGGATGTGTTGGTCGCCAGCGAGTGGTTGAGTCCGGCGCTATGGCCGCTGGCGATGCTGGCGCTATTGATTTCCAAGCGGCGTGACCTGGCGCCGCCGCTGCTGGGGTATTTCGCCATCGTGATTGCGACGTGGTGGTTGTTCACGCACCGCATCGATCGGTTTTGGATACCGGCGTTGCCGGCGGTCTGCCTGGCCGCCGGCGCGGCGGCCAGTTGGGCGTCATCGCGCTGGCGGCGCGTGGCGCTGACTGCGGTAGTCGCGCTGGCGGTGGTGTATTGCGGCCTGTTGTTGGTGGCGGGAGTCATCGCGGACAATCGATTTTTCGCGCCGCTTGCTCAACTACGGGTCGATCCACAGCGCGTTGCGCCATGGCGACTTTGGCTCAACGAGCACACGCCGCCGGGCATGGCCGTGCTGGCGGTGGGGGACGCGCAGGTTTTTGATCTTGAGCCGAGGGCGCTCTACAACACAGTGTTCGACGAGTCGCGCTTTGAGCAGATCGTGCGCGGGGCCGATGGCCAATTGCGACCGACCGCCGAGATTCGCGCGCGACTAGCGGGCGTGGCCTATGTGTATGTCGATTGGTCGGAGATCGCGCGCTATCGCTCGCCGGGCAACTATGGCTTTAGCGACTTTGTGCAGCCGAGCGTGTTCGACGAGTTGCTGCGCCGCGGGGTGCTAGGGCGGCCGGCGGCGTCGTTCGCGGAGGGCGCGGTGGTGATTTACCCGGTGCTGGAGTAATAAATGACTCGGCCAGTCGGCGCCGTCGTATCATGCGATAACGCCACGACGCTGGATGTTCGAGGATGATGTGATGGCCACTAGAGAGCGACTGACGACCGCCGATGAACTGCTGCAAATGCCGGACGACGGTCGGCGCTATGAATTGATTCAAGGGAAGCTGAACAGTTTGTCGCCCGGCGGCTATGAGCATGGGGCGGTGATTGGCGAGTTGACGGGGCACCTGTGGCAGTTTGTGCGTTTCCACGAGCTTGGCAAAATCTGTGGCGCCGAAACGGGGTTCTTACTGGAGACAACCCCCGATACCTTGCTAGCGCCTGATATTGCTTTCGTTCGCGCCGCGCGGGCGCCGACGGATCGAGGGACGGGATATTATCGCGGCGCGCCCGATCTGGCGGTCGAGGTCATGCCGCCGAACGATTCGCCCGCGCAGGTCGAAGCAAAAGCGCAGCATTGGCTCACGGCGGGCGCGCAGGGAGTATGGGTGGTCGACCCGGCTCGGCGCTGCGTGGCCGTCTGGCATCGCGAAGCCGCAGCCGCGATCTTTACCGAGGCGATGTTGCTGGAAGACTCCGTGTTGCTGCCGGGGTTTGCCGTTCGCGTTGCAGAGCTTTTTCGTGCGCCCTAACGACTGCTAGCAAGCGAGTGCTGTCAGCGGCTGCGCTAGAAAGCATTACCGCGAATGCCCTTGTGAGGCGCAATCGGCTCGTCTAAGCTTCTCGTCCCGGCAATAGCTGGTGTGGTCATGGACGACCTAGTAACCGCTCTTGGCAGAGTAGTCGGCATGGAAGCTACCCACGTTCGCGTCTTGTCGCCTGAACAAGAATCGGTCGGTTTTGCCCGTACGACCGGTCCAAATCACTCTCGCGATCGACTGAGCGGCTCGGTCCGCCAGGCGATTTTTCGCACCCGCAACTGGTTGCTCGACGAGCAACATCCGTCGGGCTATTGGGTGGGCGAATTGGAAGGGGACACGATTCTGGAGAGCGAGTACATCCTGCTGCTCGCGTATCTGGGAGAAGAAAATTCGGCGGCGGCCCAGCGCGCTGCGCGACACATTTTGAAGCAGCAGTCGCCCGAGGGGGGCTGGTCGATGTACCCCGGCGGCGCGGTCGAGATCAGCGGCAGCGTGAAGAACTACTTCGCGCTCAAGCTCACCGGACATGACCCGGCGGCCGAATACATGCAGCGCGCTCGCGAGGCGATCTTGCGCCACGGCGGGGCCGACGCGGTGAACAGCTTCACGCGGTTTTATCTGGCGCTATTGGGGCAGATCAGCTACGACCAATGCCCGTCGGTGCCGCCCGAGGTGATGCTGCTGCCGAAGTGGCTTCCGGTCAATCTCTACGCGGTGAGCGCCTGGTCGCGGACGATCATCGTGCCGCTATCGATTGTCTCGGCGAAGAAGCCGGTGCGGCATCTTGAACCAGAAAAGGGCATTCGCGAACTACTCATCAACGCGCCGGAGTCGTGGCCCTTGCCGCGTTGTCCTGGCTTGCCGGGCAGCACCGGGATGTTGAGCTGGGATCGGTTCTTTCGTGTGATCGACCGCGGCATCAAGTGTTACGAACGGCTGCTGCAGCGCAATACGCTGCGCGACCGGGCGATCGAGCAGGCCAAAGAGTGGTGCCTGACTCGATTCGAGGGGAGCGAAGGGCTGGGCGCCATCTTTCCGCCGATGGTGTGGAGCATTATCGCGCTGCGTAGCCTGGGCTACGCCGACGACAGCCCAGAGATGGTCTACTGCCGCAAGCAAGTCGACGATCTGCTGATTAGCGAAGGGGACACGGCGCGGCTGGAGCCGTGCAAGTCGCCGGTATGGGACACGGCGATCACCATGAAGGCGCTGCTCGACAGCGGGCTGGAGGCCGATCACCCCAGTCTGGAGCAGGCAACGCGCTGGCTGTTGTCGAAAGAGATTCGGCGCAGCGGCGACTGGTCGGAAACGGTGGACGCCGAACCGGCGGGCTGGTGCTTTGAGCACGCCAACGAGTTCTACCCGGATGTTGACGACACGGCGATGGTGGCCATGGCGTTGAGCGAACGGTTCAGCGATGTGCGTGAAGGAGGCGACGCGCTGGCGCCGGAACTGCGACTGATGGGAGAGGCCTCGGCGGCGAACCTGCACGACGCCCACGCCAAAGTGGCGCTGATGGAAAAGAGTCTGGAGGCAGTGGAGCGCGGCAAGCGCTGGGTGCTGGCGATGCAGAACCGCGATGGCGGCTGGGGGGCGTTCGATAAAGACAATAATCGCGAGTTTCTCTGTTATGTGCCGTTCGCCGATCACAACGCGATGATCGACCCGAGCGCGCCCGACTTGAGTGGCCGTGTGATGGTGTCGTTGGGGCGACTCGGCTTTCGGGTGGGAGACACGCCGGTTGACCGCGCGGTGGCCTACCTGCGCAGCACACAAGAGGCCGACGGTAGTTGGTTTGGCCGCTGGGGAGTGAACTACATCTACGGAACCTGGCTGGCCGTGTCTGGTCTGCGCGAAGTCGGCGTGCCGCACGACGATTCGGCCATTGTCTCTGGCGCCAATTGGCTGCTCAGTTATCAACAGCCCTGTGGTGGCTGGGGCGAATCGCCCGACAGCTACGACGATCCGAGCCTGCGCGGGCAAGGCAAGCCCACCGCTTCGCAAACGGCCTGGGCCTTGATGGGCTTGATCGCCGCAGGCTTGGCCGACCATCCGGCCGTGGCGCGCGGAGTGCGCTACCTGGTGAGCAAACAGAATAGCGACGGCACGTGGGACGAGCCGGAGTTCACGGGCACCGGTTTCCCGCGCGTGTTTTATCTGCGTTATCACCTGTACCGGATTTATTTCCCGCTCATGGCGCTGGCGCGCTTTGCGGCGGCCAAGCAGGCGCAGCGCCCGCAGTTGGCCATGACGCCGCCGATGAACGCCGCGCTACACGACTCGTCCTTGGTCTAAGGCGACCCGCGACCCAGATCTCGATTGGAGCACGAGCATGCGATTTCCTTTTTCTCTCACCCGCACGATGACGAGCTACCTGCTCAAGAAGCGCATGTCGGGAGAGGAGAAGTATCCGCTGGTGCTGATGCTAGAACCGCTGCACGCCTGCAATCTGACCTGCACTGGTTGCGGCCGAATCCGCGAGTATTCGACGAATCTCAAGGACAAGCTCTCGATCGACGAATGTCTGGCCGCGGTCGACGAATGCGGCGCGCCGGTAGTTTCGATCTGCGGCGGCGAGCCGATGATCTACCCGGGCATTGAAGAGTTGGTGGCCAAGATTCTGGAGCGGAAGAAGCA includes:
- a CDS encoding Uma2 family endonuclease codes for the protein MATRERLTTADELLQMPDDGRRYELIQGKLNSLSPGGYEHGAVIGELTGHLWQFVRFHELGKICGAETGFLLETTPDTLLAPDIAFVRAARAPTDRGTGYYRGAPDLAVEVMPPNDSPAQVEAKAQHWLTAGAQGVWVVDPARRCVAVWHREAAAAIFTEAMLLEDSVLLPGFAVRVAELFRAP
- a CDS encoding terpene cyclase/mutase family protein, which encodes MEATHVRVLSPEQESVGFARTTGPNHSRDRLSGSVRQAIFRTRNWLLDEQHPSGYWVGELEGDTILESEYILLLAYLGEENSAAAQRAARHILKQQSPEGGWSMYPGGAVEISGSVKNYFALKLTGHDPAAEYMQRAREAILRHGGADAVNSFTRFYLALLGQISYDQCPSVPPEVMLLPKWLPVNLYAVSAWSRTIIVPLSIVSAKKPVRHLEPEKGIRELLINAPESWPLPRCPGLPGSTGMLSWDRFFRVIDRGIKCYERLLQRNTLRDRAIEQAKEWCLTRFEGSEGLGAIFPPMVWSIIALRSLGYADDSPEMVYCRKQVDDLLISEGDTARLEPCKSPVWDTAITMKALLDSGLEADHPSLEQATRWLLSKEIRRSGDWSETVDAEPAGWCFEHANEFYPDVDDTAMVAMALSERFSDVREGGDALAPELRLMGEASAANLHDAHAKVALMEKSLEAVERGKRWVLAMQNRDGGWGAFDKDNNREFLCYVPFADHNAMIDPSAPDLSGRVMVSLGRLGFRVGDTPVDRAVAYLRSTQEADGSWFGRWGVNYIYGTWLAVSGLREVGVPHDDSAIVSGANWLLSYQQPCGGWGESPDSYDDPSLRGQGKPTASQTAWALMGLIAAGLADHPAVARGVRYLVSKQNSDGTWDEPEFTGTGFPRVFYLRYHLYRIYFPLMALARFAAAKQAQRPQLAMTPPMNAALHDSSLV